Proteins encoded in a region of the Coffea eugenioides isolate CCC68of chromosome 4, Ceug_1.0, whole genome shotgun sequence genome:
- the LOC113768470 gene encoding zinc finger CCCH domain-containing protein 62, whose product MALLEQQNYNGESDHSDGYDSDDSEEDPDFDILEESRSSFSGLSIRRKSNLGIDKEMIKYAEGEGDPDVTEVVVPGLDEKDQKGYETIQKVIGAGQLEKLKVDQCKVYLRKHGLRLTGNKETLIQRIREHLDILNGGGEKKYPASSFLVNCKGDACTGDIILFKQTVYGMFNIASRSASGPPCGTRLVAGRIVKESYGAAKQQHTFTIEVLWSKGEKSLPPLHPLLIKGRNLYRLTTMRQRWEDEEERKRILSEKHARGAVARSNRETRVLERDMRKVLKSDRVLKKEHSFRKQEENRKQMQCSLSIPLNNNIQPEQQPEDMQDTCQSQHFKKKECWELRSFKDKTSARQEDPGYVQMRSKICTDANVPLEGNLSRRPFTSMNCNLPGHPSWMKTHEVQTKFKNSMTSVYGAVKNARHANHRSVINHPRAPAGCEISSTNSLSSSTKSHVYAKNENAQQKDFYHRNCGMNNPLKSSEQMRAYVRVENFDASRDIVQGHLKEKKQLCRYYAQGRCYYGYKCKYLHEV is encoded by the exons ATGGCGCTTCTTGAGCAACAAAACTACAATGGTGAATCAGACCATAGTGATGGATATGATTCTGATGATTCCGAAGAAGACCCAGATTTTGATATTCTTGAAGAAAGTCGATCCAGCTTTTCCGGGCTGTCCATTAGGAGAAAATCCAATCTTGG TATTGACAAGGAAATGATCAAGTATGCGGAGGGAGAAGGTGACCCAGATGTTACAGAAGTGGTTGTTCCCGGACTTGATGAGAAAGATCAAAAAGGTTATGAGACTATTCAGAAGGTCATTGGAG CTGGTCAGTTGGAGAAGCTTAAAGTGGATCAGTGCAAGGTGTATCTGAGGAAACATGGTTTGAGATTAACGGGCAACAAAGAAACCCTTATTCAGCGTATTAGAGAACATCTTGA TATCCTCAATGGTGGAGGGGAGAAAAAGTACCCTGCTTCTAGTTTTCTTGTGAACTGCAAAG GTGATGCATGCACTGGTGACATCATCCTGTTCAAACAAACTGTATATGGAAT GTTCAACATTGCCTCAAGGAGTGCAAGTGGGCCCCCTTGCGGGACTCGACTGGTTGCTGGCAGGATAGTAAAAGAGAGTTATGGTGCTGCAAAGCAACAACATACCTTTACG ATTGAAGTACTATGGAGCAAAGGAGAGAAATCGCTACCCCCACTTCATCCCCTTCTCATCAAGGGCAGAAATCTTTATAGGTTAACAACAATGAGGCAG AGGTGGGAAGATGAAGAGGAAAGGAAAAGGATCTTGTCAGAAAAGCATGCTAGAGGTGCTGTTGCTCGTTCAAATAGGGAAACTCGTGTGCTAGAAAGAGACATGCGGAAAGTGCTGAAGTCAGATAG GGTACTGAAGAAAGAACACAGTTTTAGAAAACAGGAAGAGAATAGAAAACAAATGCAATGTTCTCTCTCCATTCCCTTGAACAACAACATACAACCTGAACAGCAGCCAGAGGACATGCAGGACACTTGCCAATCTCAACATTTTAAGAAGAAGGAATGCTGGGAGTTGAGAAGCTTCAAGGATAAAACTTCTGCTAGGCAAGAAGATCCAGGGTATGTGCAGATGAGGTCTAAAATTTGCACGGATGCTAATGTCCCATTGGAAGGGAATCTTTCTAGGCGACCTTTTACCAGTATGAATTGCAATCTTCCAGGGCATCCTTCTTGGATGAAAACCCATGAGGTCCAAACTAAGTTCAAGAATTCAATGACCTCAGTTTACGGGGCGGTAAAAAATGCCAGACACGCAAACCACAGAAGTGTTATAAATCATCCAAGAGCCCCAGCTGGTTGTGAAATTAGCAGCACTAATTCTTTGAGTTCTTCAACAAAAAGCCATGTATATGCCAAAAATGAGAATGCACAGCAAAAGGATTTCTATCATAGAAATTGTGGTATGAATAATCCTCTGAAGAGTTCAGAGCAGATGCGTGCTTATGTTCGGGTTGAGAATTTTGACGCATCCAGGGATATAGTCCAAGGACATTTAAAGGAAAAGAAGCAGCTGTGCAGGTACTATGCTCAAGGAAGGTGTTATTATGGATACAAGTGCAAGTATTTGCACGAGGTTTAA
- the LOC113768337 gene encoding peroxisomal (S)-2-hydroxy-acid oxidase GLO3-like isoform X1 produces MAAEPVNVTEFQELARQALPKMYYDYYAGGAEDQYTLKENVEAFHRINILPRVLVDVSKIDISTSILGYRTSAPLMIAPTGGHKLAHPEGEVATARAAAACDTIMAVSFSSSRPLEEVASSCNAIRFFQLYVYKRRDITALLVRRAERSGFKAVILTADTPRLGRREADIKNKMIAPPVRNFDGLISTDVVTDKGSKLAAYASAMLDASVCWKDITWLKSITNLPILIKGVLTPEDAIKALEVGVSGIIVSNHGARQLDYSPATISVLEEVVEAVQGKIPVLLDGGVRRGTDIFKALALGAQAVMIGRPVLFGLAAKGEYGVKRVINMLKEELELSMALAGTCTVKDITRGHVRTQHDRLLCKI; encoded by the exons ATGGCTGCTGAACCAGTAAATGTCACAGAATTTCAAGAACTCGCAAGGCAAGCCCTTCCAAAGATGTATTATGACTACTATGCTGGTGGTGCTGAGGACCAGTATACACTTAAGGAAAATGTGGAAGCATTTCACAGAATAAA CATCCTGCCAAGAGTTCTTGTGGATGTCAGCAAAATAGACATTTCAACTAGTATTTTGGGCTATAGAACTTCAGCACCCCTTATGATTGCCCCAACTGGCGGGCATAAATTGGCACACCCTGAAG GGGAAGTTGCAACTGCCAGAGCAGCAGCAGCATGTGACACCATTATG GCTGTGTCCTTCTCGTCTTCCCGCCCATTGGAGGAGGTTGCTTCAAGCTGCAATGCCATCCGCTTCTTTCAACTATAT GTTTACAAAAGGCGGGATATAACTGCTCTACTGGTACGAAGGGCAGAAAGAAGTGGATTCAAGGCTGTCATCCTTACTGCTGATACCCCTAGACTTGGTCGGAGAGAGGCTGACATAAAAAACAA GATGATTGCACCTCCAGTGAGAAATTTTGACGGTCTCATTTCAACTGATGTTGTTACT GATAAAGGTTCAAAACTCGCAGCTTATGCATCTGCTATGTTGGATGCTTCTGTCTGTTGGAAG GATATAACATGGTTAAAGTCCATTACAAATTTGCCCATTCTGATCAAGGGCGTACTCACTCCTGAGGATG CAATAAAAGCTTTGGAAGTAGGAGTTTCAGGCATCATTGTCTCTAATCATGGAGCTCGGCAGCTAGATTATTCTCCAGCTACTATAAGTGTTTTGGAAGAG GTGGTTGAAGCTGTTCAAGGGAAAATTCCTGTTCTGCTTGATGGAGGTGTGAGGCGAGGGACGGACATATTCAAGGCCTTGGCCCTTGGTGCACAAGCTGTTATG ATTGGAAGGCCAGTTCTCTTTGGGTTGGCAGCAAAGGGAGAATATGGGGTGAAGAGAGTCATTAACATGCTGAAGGAGGAGCTAGAGCTAAGCATGGCCCTTGCTGGAACTTGTACAGTGAAGGACATCACTCGAGGCCACGTGAGGACGCAACATGATAGACTGCTATGCAAAATCTAA
- the LOC113768337 gene encoding peroxisomal (S)-2-hydroxy-acid oxidase GLO3-like isoform X2: MYYDYYAGGAEDQYTLKENVEAFHRINILPRVLVDVSKIDISTSILGYRTSAPLMIAPTGGHKLAHPEGEVATARAAAACDTIMAVSFSSSRPLEEVASSCNAIRFFQLYVYKRRDITALLVRRAERSGFKAVILTADTPRLGRREADIKNKMIAPPVRNFDGLISTDVVTDKGSKLAAYASAMLDASVCWKDITWLKSITNLPILIKGVLTPEDAIKALEVGVSGIIVSNHGARQLDYSPATISVLEEVVEAVQGKIPVLLDGGVRRGTDIFKALALGAQAVMIGRPVLFGLAAKGEYGVKRVINMLKEELELSMALAGTCTVKDITRGHVRTQHDRLLCKI; this comes from the exons ATGTATTATGACTACTATGCTGGTGGTGCTGAGGACCAGTATACACTTAAGGAAAATGTGGAAGCATTTCACAGAATAAA CATCCTGCCAAGAGTTCTTGTGGATGTCAGCAAAATAGACATTTCAACTAGTATTTTGGGCTATAGAACTTCAGCACCCCTTATGATTGCCCCAACTGGCGGGCATAAATTGGCACACCCTGAAG GGGAAGTTGCAACTGCCAGAGCAGCAGCAGCATGTGACACCATTATG GCTGTGTCCTTCTCGTCTTCCCGCCCATTGGAGGAGGTTGCTTCAAGCTGCAATGCCATCCGCTTCTTTCAACTATAT GTTTACAAAAGGCGGGATATAACTGCTCTACTGGTACGAAGGGCAGAAAGAAGTGGATTCAAGGCTGTCATCCTTACTGCTGATACCCCTAGACTTGGTCGGAGAGAGGCTGACATAAAAAACAA GATGATTGCACCTCCAGTGAGAAATTTTGACGGTCTCATTTCAACTGATGTTGTTACT GATAAAGGTTCAAAACTCGCAGCTTATGCATCTGCTATGTTGGATGCTTCTGTCTGTTGGAAG GATATAACATGGTTAAAGTCCATTACAAATTTGCCCATTCTGATCAAGGGCGTACTCACTCCTGAGGATG CAATAAAAGCTTTGGAAGTAGGAGTTTCAGGCATCATTGTCTCTAATCATGGAGCTCGGCAGCTAGATTATTCTCCAGCTACTATAAGTGTTTTGGAAGAG GTGGTTGAAGCTGTTCAAGGGAAAATTCCTGTTCTGCTTGATGGAGGTGTGAGGCGAGGGACGGACATATTCAAGGCCTTGGCCCTTGGTGCACAAGCTGTTATG ATTGGAAGGCCAGTTCTCTTTGGGTTGGCAGCAAAGGGAGAATATGGGGTGAAGAGAGTCATTAACATGCTGAAGGAGGAGCTAGAGCTAAGCATGGCCCTTGCTGGAACTTGTACAGTGAAGGACATCACTCGAGGCCACGTGAGGACGCAACATGATAGACTGCTATGCAAAATCTAA